A genome region from Euphorbia lathyris chromosome 4, ddEupLath1.1, whole genome shotgun sequence includes the following:
- the LOC136227346 gene encoding probable cinnamyl alcohol dehydrogenase 1 isoform X2, giving the protein MHENSKYPMVPGHEIVGIVQEVGSNVSHFKVGDHVGVGTYVSSCGDCEYCNDREEYNCIQVPVLTFNAIDVDGTITKGGYSSFIVVHERFCFKIPEGYPMASAAPLLCAGMTVYNPMMRHGMNQPGKSLRVIGLGGLGHMAVKFGKAFSLKVTVISTSTSKKEEAIGLLGADNFVLSSDQEQMKAISKSFDFIVDTSSGDRPFYQYLSLLKAVGILVLVGIPSEFKFSPPSFNLSFTFSIDMAKQ; this is encoded by the exons ATGCACGAAAATTCAAAGTATCCCATGGTGCCAGG GCATGAAATTGTTGGAATCGTACAAGAAGTTGGTTCAAATGTTAGCCACTTTAAGGTTGGTGACCATGTTGGAGTAGGCACGTATGTTAGCTCATGTGGAGATTGTGAGTATTGTAATGATAGGGAAGAATATAATTGCATACAAGTGCCAGTTCTGACCTTTAATGCCATTGATGTGGATGGAACAATAACAAAAGGAGGATATTCTAGCTTCATTGTTGTCCATGAAAG GTTCTGCTTTAAGATACCAGAGGGTTATCCTATGGCCTCAGCAGCACCATTGCTTTGTGCTGGAATGACTGTGTACAATCCAATGATGAGACATGGGATGAATCAACCAGGTAAATCTCTACGAGTGATAGGACTAGGTGGTCTTGGTCACATGGCAGTGAAGTTCGGGAAGGCCTTCAGTCTCAAGGTTACTGTTATTAGCACAAGCACGTCCAAGAAAGAGGAAGCCATTGGTTTGCTTGGGGCGGACAATTTTGTTCTCTCATCCGATCAAGAACAGATGAAG GCTATTTCGAAATCGTTTGATTTCATAGTGGACACATCATCTGGTGATCGCCCATTTTATCAATACTTGTCACTTTTGAAAGCTGTTGGGATTCTTGTCCTTGTAGGGATCCCAAGTGAATTCAAATTCAGTCCAccaagttttaatttgagttttacattttctataGATATGG CTAAGCAATGA
- the LOC136227346 gene encoding probable cinnamyl alcohol dehydrogenase 1 isoform X1 gives MHENSKYPMVPGHEIVGIVQEVGSNVSHFKVGDHVGVGTYVSSCGDCEYCNDREEYNCIQVPVLTFNAIDVDGTITKGGYSSFIVVHERFCFKIPEGYPMASAAPLLCAGMTVYNPMMRHGMNQPGKSLRVIGLGGLGHMAVKFGKAFSLKVTVISTSTSKKEEAIGLLGADNFVLSSDQEQMKAISKSFDFIVDTSSGDRPFYQYLSLLKAVGILVLVGIPSEFKFSPPSFNLSFTFSIDMGMTFSIFIVFFVKVLFDFIKCFVIMED, from the exons ATGCACGAAAATTCAAAGTATCCCATGGTGCCAGG GCATGAAATTGTTGGAATCGTACAAGAAGTTGGTTCAAATGTTAGCCACTTTAAGGTTGGTGACCATGTTGGAGTAGGCACGTATGTTAGCTCATGTGGAGATTGTGAGTATTGTAATGATAGGGAAGAATATAATTGCATACAAGTGCCAGTTCTGACCTTTAATGCCATTGATGTGGATGGAACAATAACAAAAGGAGGATATTCTAGCTTCATTGTTGTCCATGAAAG GTTCTGCTTTAAGATACCAGAGGGTTATCCTATGGCCTCAGCAGCACCATTGCTTTGTGCTGGAATGACTGTGTACAATCCAATGATGAGACATGGGATGAATCAACCAGGTAAATCTCTACGAGTGATAGGACTAGGTGGTCTTGGTCACATGGCAGTGAAGTTCGGGAAGGCCTTCAGTCTCAAGGTTACTGTTATTAGCACAAGCACGTCCAAGAAAGAGGAAGCCATTGGTTTGCTTGGGGCGGACAATTTTGTTCTCTCATCCGATCAAGAACAGATGAAG GCTATTTCGAAATCGTTTGATTTCATAGTGGACACATCATCTGGTGATCGCCCATTTTATCAATACTTGTCACTTTTGAAAGCTGTTGGGATTCTTGTCCTTGTAGGGATCCCAAGTGAATTCAAATTCAGTCCAccaagttttaatttgagttttacattttctataGATATGGGTATGACATTTTCTATATTCATTGTTTTTTTCGTTAAAGTACTATttgattttataaaatgtttTGTTATTATGGAAGACTAA